The Glycine soja cultivar W05 chromosome 15, ASM419377v2, whole genome shotgun sequence region TGTAGTTCATTACATGTTATAATTTGACTAGCTTTCGCAATTTAGCAGTAAGCTAACTCAAATAATAATAGACTAACTCATATTTGGACCACCATAAAATGGCAGGGGAAAggttaataaaaattagaaaatgctTACGCAAGACAACATAATATTtgtttctttccataatgttttACTTTCTTCATGGTTAAGTGTTTTTCTCCCAAAACTTTTTGATATGTTCTATAACTCATCTTTGACgacttgattcttgacttttaCATATTTGTTAATGGATGCAGCCAACTCTTTCAAACTAGATTTTGTGGAAAGTTTGatctgcataaaaaaaaaagtgttttgttATAGTAGAGTGGTAATTACATAAACCGAATTTCTGTCGCCAAAATTAGAGTCCTGAGAAGTAATTACCGGATTTGCCTTATCGTCTGCTCTGTAAAGTAGAAGCGTGGGGTAGTCATTCACCTGAAATATTAAGCAAAGGTAAAACACATCTTCAGTAAACATAAACTTTGTTTAAATTGGTCATATCAATATGGAATAAACATTTGTCCTTGATAAAATCCCATGAAAAACAGATGACAAGCCTTTTCATCACACTTACTTGCAGTTTTGGATGTTCATTTGCTGAAGCATCTATCCTTGCAAATATTAGATTACTTGATCCTTTGTAGTGCTTTGCCAACTTCTCTACTTGCTTGCTAGTGGCCTCACAGTTGATGCACCAAGGCGTAAATACCTGTTTCAGTCATGACTCATGAGTGCAAAATCCACCAAGGAGAAGCCAATACCTTttggaataataaaaaaaaatcccaaagcTGGCCAACTaatattttcaacaaaatttgCCCAACTACTCCAAAAGCTTAAGCTACAAGGTGAACACACATGAATGGCATTATACTTCTAACTTGTCCCCTCATGTGAGAGTAGCATGGACAATGCATAAACCCACCTACCTTGAGctgaaattaaacatttttttactaaaagattGAGGGCGATAGAGATCAAAATTTATACCACTTGGTCATAGACTCTTAAGAGAATCTGATACCACGACATGAACCAATTATCCCAAAAGCTTAAGCAATTAAGTAAATACACATGaatgattttatataatatttctaACACAAACAAACTAATGAAGTTTGAACATGCGACATAAAATCTAGAAGGGATAAAACTTTGCAAACCTCCAAGAGCACATCCTTCTCGCTGCTCAAGATTTCATCATCAAATGTTTTCCCGACAATAACATGGACACTTGATTCTGTCTGAAATTTCCAATGCCACGATGATTAATTAAGAAGACATTGAATTAAGTTACAGGACTAAAATCAATAACTTCCATCTTTTATTGTTCTATTCTAATATTATAATCATAGAGCACGTTATGTATATCTTTAGGAATGAATCTGAAATATTTTCCACTAGTTCAAATTCAATTGATTCACTTTAATTTGAAAGAATTAAAGGACCACTATGACACTGAATGCAACTAATTTGTTGAATTGTCTAAAACTAAAGTAGGACAGACACCTTGCAGGTGTAGGGAAATTATGCAGAAAATATTGAATGATACTCACATTATCTGGAATTGGCTGTGACTTGAAGTAAGGTGACAAAGACCCTTGCACAAGGTTATTGCAGAACTCCTGCAGAATgtcattttaacattaattagtCTCCTTTGGTAGGTGATCAATGCAAGGAGAAATTATATGAACAAAAGAGAAGATAATACTTCAATATTGCTTTGTGTTGGTTTTGTCTCCAACAAATATTTTGAGCTCATTGCATTATCAAATGCGGCGACCTATTCGGCACACCAAGAAGTAAATCACATCAGTTGCCACAATTATCTAAACTAATAAAACAATCCGAACAAATCATTGTTATTAACTCATAAACTAACCACAGTATTTTTTGATTCTTCAAGACCAAACAATGTTAAGAAGGGCTTTGCAAGGTTCTCATCATTAATATCCACATATATAAACATTATCTGCATTTAAACAAAAGAATTAGACCAAAAGTTCTAAAAGATGCAGGAAAATGGTTTGTAAGTCCCAAATGTAGGCCAAAGTAACTAATCAATCACCTTTGACTTGAATGTTTTTGCAACATCTTGAAGAGTTTCAAGAAGATTCTTGAAGTCATCAATGTTTGCAAAGACTAAAACCTAGAGAAAAAAGCAGACAATTAACCTTGATATAAGTAACTAGTAAGCTTGAATAGAAACATAATGAATAAAACTAGTAAGGAACAGTCCATACAGCCTGTATTATTCATTAACGACAAAGAAAAGTCACTTGGCGGTATGCAGTTGGAGTAAATTTTAGTACATCCTTTAGTGGCTTAGTTTCTGCAAGTTGCTTAAAGATTATAAATATTGGTCTTTTAACCAAATTACAGTTATTGAAAATGATCAAATTGGATGAGAAGAAGCATGGCCAAGTTCTGAACCAATTTTGGTAGTTCAGATTCTCCAGAATATTTTTGTATGTAAGAAGTACTGCTCAATAAGTTCTGAAAAAGACATTCATTCCCTTTACAAAATACTCAAATATTACACTTAATATTTGCAGCATCTCAGTGTATTAAATTGATCAGGTCATTGCACTGACTATATTGCAAATTACTCAAATATTACACTTAGTATCCCAGTTAAAGGCAGAATAGGAACAGAACTTCAAGTCAAGAATATCTAATGTAGATTAAACTTGGAAATAAAAGTGACCTGAAGCTTGATGGGGCTGGAGTAGACTCTGATAGAATTCATTTCAGTCAGCTTTGTAACTAATGGAAACTTGTTGTAGTCTACAAATTCCAGTATTTTATTCATTGTGAAAGCTCCATCTGCACAATCAGGAAAGTTTAGCATGTTGCCTTAGTCAGTCTTAACTACTCACCATTTGGTGTGATTGATTTGGGGAGGGGGGACAGACATAAagctaagaggaaaaaaatcatgttatgcATAACAAACCTATAATGCGGTCTACCAAATTTTAACTGCTTAAATAACATAAAGGTGATCAATGTAAATACATTACCCGCCCAAAGTTAATAGAAAGGA contains the following coding sequences:
- the LOC114388500 gene encoding protein disulfide isomerase-like 1-6, which encodes MCTMKPTLRFILVLLTLLLVLRFNVASEVEDELEELLAVDEEVEQEAEKGGEKLSEAEVLSKAQRIVIELNNDNTERVVNGNEFVLVLGYAPWCPRSAELMPHFAEAATSLKELGSPLVLAKLDADRYSKPASFLGVKGFPTLLLFVNGTSQPYSGGFAADDIVIWAQKKTSTPVIRIGSVTEAEKFLRKYQTFLIGRFDKFEGPDYEEFVSAAQSDNEIQFVETNQVELAQVLYPDIKPTDQFLGIVKSEPERYTAYDGAFTMNKILEFVDYNKFPLVTKLTEMNSIRVYSSPIKLQVLVFANIDDFKNLLETLQDVAKTFKSKIMFIYVDINDENLAKPFLTLFGLEESKNTVVAAFDNAMSSKYLLETKPTQSNIEEFCNNLVQGSLSPYFKSQPIPDNTESSVHVIVGKTFDDEILSSEKDVLLEVFTPWCINCEATSKQVEKLAKHYKGSSNLIFARIDASANEHPKLQVNDYPTLLLYRADDKANPIKLSTKSSLKELAASINKYVKVKNQVVKDEL